From a region of the Myxococcales bacterium genome:
- a CDS encoding phosphotransferase family protein, translating to MTSDPAIKGLRPDSVSDWLERNVDGLRPPFRFERIIGGHSNLTYKISDASGRRAVLRRPPTGSVLATAHDMAREYRIVTAIGRSSVPVPTTYALCEDVEVNDAPFYVMDYVEGTVLNDAQTTEALLDESARRRLSEHTAEVLADLHAIDPDTIDLGDLAKREDYIARQLKRWKGQWEKSKTRELPEMDEVFAGLSSNIPKQSGSGIVHGDYRLGNMLVSEKGRILALLDWELCTLGDTLADVGYLMNNWFQPDEPSTDGAAAFGPTSIGCFSTREEFVARYSELSGREVSSINYYRAFQYWRLAAIVEGVLSRYLKGVMANEADTDVFRKQVDGMAISALELIRDI from the coding sequence ATGACGAGTGACCCGGCGATCAAAGGCCTGCGACCCGACTCGGTAAGCGACTGGCTCGAGCGCAACGTCGACGGGCTTCGGCCGCCCTTCAGGTTTGAACGCATCATAGGGGGCCACTCCAACCTGACTTACAAGATCAGCGACGCATCCGGTCGTCGCGCCGTATTGCGCAGGCCTCCAACCGGCTCCGTGCTCGCGACCGCACACGACATGGCGCGCGAATACCGAATCGTCACGGCGATCGGACGCAGTAGCGTGCCGGTTCCGACGACCTACGCCCTGTGCGAAGACGTCGAAGTCAACGATGCCCCCTTCTACGTGATGGACTATGTCGAAGGGACCGTGTTGAACGATGCACAGACCACCGAGGCACTGCTCGACGAGTCTGCTCGGCGCAGATTGAGCGAACACACCGCCGAGGTGCTCGCCGATTTGCATGCGATCGACCCCGACACGATCGATCTCGGCGACCTCGCGAAGCGCGAGGACTACATCGCGCGACAACTCAAGCGCTGGAAGGGGCAGTGGGAGAAGAGCAAGACCCGGGAACTGCCGGAGATGGACGAAGTCTTCGCGGGGCTGTCGTCAAACATTCCAAAACAATCGGGTTCGGGAATCGTCCACGGGGACTATCGGCTGGGCAACATGCTGGTCAGCGAAAAGGGGCGCATTCTGGCGCTGCTCGATTGGGAACTCTGCACCCTCGGCGATACCCTCGCCGATGTCGGGTACCTGATGAACAACTGGTTCCAGCCCGACGAGCCGTCGACCGATGGCGCCGCGGCGTTTGGACCGACGTCGATCGGCTGCTTTTCGACGCGCGAAGAGTTCGTGGCCCGCTACTCCGAACTGTCCGGGCGCGAAGTGTCGTCGATCAACTACTACCGGGCATTTCAGTACTGGCGACTCGCCGCGATCGTCGAGGGGGTTCTGTCCCGCTACCTCAAGGGGGTGATGGCGAACGAGGCCGATACGGATGTGTTCCGAAAACAGGTCGACGGTATGGCGATTTCGGCCCTTGAATTGATCCGCGACATCTAG
- a CDS encoding protoheme IX farnesyltransferase — protein sequence MSALVAETVRNYIDLTKPRLLPLVLFSGLPVMGMSASGWAPIPLMCWILIGISLAAASANTLNAYLEIDKDSLMERTRNRPLPAGRIAPQNALVFGIVLAVLSTFFLYWVGGAIAAGLGVASILFYVFVYTIWVKPRSSWNVVVGGAAGAVSPLIADAALNGTVGPAGLSLFALVFFWQPPHVWAIALYRKSDYQAAGIPMLPNVVGDGPTRWWMLLSTLFLVPVALAPVAFGLIGSVYLVLSLIANAWFIWHAIQVVRLKTLDSARAMFRVSLGYLFALLGAMLVDLAFFGT from the coding sequence ATGTCGGCTTTGGTAGCCGAAACGGTTCGCAACTACATCGATCTCACCAAGCCGCGTCTCCTCCCGTTGGTCCTGTTCAGTGGACTTCCGGTGATGGGGATGAGCGCCAGTGGCTGGGCTCCAATTCCTTTGATGTGCTGGATTCTGATCGGAATCAGCCTGGCTGCCGCCAGTGCCAACACCCTCAACGCCTATCTCGAGATCGACAAAGATTCGCTGATGGAGCGGACCCGCAATCGTCCGTTGCCGGCCGGGCGAATTGCCCCGCAGAACGCCCTGGTGTTCGGCATCGTTCTCGCTGTGCTTTCCACGTTCTTCTTGTATTGGGTGGGGGGCGCCATCGCTGCGGGCCTGGGCGTCGCGAGCATCCTTTTCTACGTTTTCGTCTATACCATCTGGGTAAAACCGCGTTCGTCTTGGAACGTGGTCGTGGGTGGTGCGGCCGGCGCGGTTTCGCCGCTGATTGCAGACGCAGCGCTCAACGGCACTGTGGGACCTGCAGGACTGAGTCTGTTCGCCCTGGTGTTCTTCTGGCAACCACCCCACGTCTGGGCGATCGCCCTGTATCGCAAAAGCGACTATCAGGCCGCGGGGATTCCGATGCTTCCCAATGTGGTGGGAGATGGGCCCACACGCTGGTGGATGTTGCTCTCCACCTTGTTCCTGGTGCCGGTCGCCCTCGCGCCGGTTGCGTTCGGTCTGATTGGGTCGGTTTATCTGGTCCTATCTCTGATCGCGAATGCATGGTTTATCTGGCACGCCATTCAGGTAGTTCGCCTAAAGACTCTCGATAGTGCGCGCGCCATGTTTCGCGTTTCACTCGGCTACCTGTTCGCCTTGCTGGGGGCAATGTTGGTTGATCTCGCCTTCTTCGGAACTTGA
- a CDS encoding c-type cytochrome: protein MNKKFAATLATVAWSVLTLAVAGVALADADSNSEANARGEVLFELCRQCHGQEGEGKQPFLAPAIAGLDQWYIESQLSKFKAGTRGLHPQDLGGLRMYPMSQWLANEADISAVAGFVAGLTTAPPVPTIEGGDAHKGEAAYALCAACHGKAGEGNKVMNSPPLRGMSDWYLMTTLQKFKDGVRGSNAENPTEMMMRGMAMSLTDEQAMKDVIAHIMTLK from the coding sequence TTGAACAAGAAATTCGCAGCCACGCTCGCAACCGTGGCCTGGAGCGTGCTGACGCTAGCTGTGGCAGGGGTTGCTCTCGCCGATGCCGATTCCAACTCCGAAGCCAACGCGCGCGGAGAGGTTCTGTTCGAACTCTGCAGGCAGTGTCATGGGCAAGAGGGTGAAGGAAAACAACCTTTCCTCGCGCCCGCGATCGCTGGCCTGGACCAGTGGTACATCGAATCCCAACTCAGCAAATTCAAGGCCGGTACTCGGGGACTGCACCCTCAGGATCTCGGCGGCCTGCGCATGTATCCAATGTCGCAATGGTTGGCGAACGAAGCGGACATCAGTGCGGTCGCGGGATTCGTTGCTGGCCTGACCACGGCACCGCCGGTGCCGACCATCGAGGGCGGCGACGCTCACAAGGGTGAGGCTGCGTACGCCCTGTGTGCCGCATGCCATGGCAAGGCGGGCGAGGGCAACAAGGTGATGAATTCACCTCCCCTGCGCGGCATGAGTGACTGGTACCTGATGACGACCCTGCAGAAGTTCAAGGACGGAGTGCGGGGCAGCAACGCCGAGAATCCAACCGAAATGATGATGCGCGGTATGGCGATGAGCCTGACCGACGAACAGGCGATGAAAGATGTCATCGCCCACATCATGACGCTGAAATAG
- a CDS encoding cytochrome C oxidase subunit II, whose amino-acid sequence MVSYFIPALSTYAGDIDFIIDLIFWLVGFWFLLSEGVFFWLIVRYRKKEGVPAEYITGETPEQKRWITIPHFLVLFCDIFILYYAIAAWYEVKQNLPEPQATVRVIGQQWAWTFVHEGPDGKFDTADDITEMNELHIEVDKLYHYKLSATDVLHSFSVPVFRLKQDAIPGRVITGWWEATGTGEFSIQCAELCGIGHALMGARIFIETPERHAAWLAEQSSVEYAALTPSQSVKE is encoded by the coding sequence ATGGTCTCTTACTTCATACCGGCTCTTTCGACCTACGCAGGGGATATCGATTTCATCATCGATTTGATCTTCTGGCTGGTGGGCTTCTGGTTCCTCCTCAGCGAAGGAGTTTTTTTCTGGCTGATCGTCCGTTACCGCAAGAAGGAAGGGGTTCCGGCCGAGTACATCACGGGTGAAACGCCGGAACAGAAGCGCTGGATCACGATCCCCCACTTTCTGGTTCTATTCTGCGACATCTTCATTTTGTACTACGCAATTGCCGCCTGGTATGAGGTGAAGCAAAACTTGCCCGAACCCCAGGCCACAGTCCGAGTGATTGGCCAGCAATGGGCGTGGACCTTCGTGCATGAAGGCCCGGACGGAAAGTTCGATACTGCAGACGACATCACCGAGATGAACGAGCTTCATATCGAGGTGGACAAGCTCTACCACTACAAGTTGTCGGCCACCGACGTGCTGCACAGCTTCTCGGTGCCGGTCTTTCGACTCAAGCAAGACGCGATTCCCGGTCGTGTGATCACCGGTTGGTGGGAGGCCACGGGAACCGGTGAATTTTCGATCCAGTGCGCGGAGCTCTGTGGCATCGGCCATGCGCTGATGGGGGCTCGGATCTTCATCGAAACACCCGAGCGGCATGCGGCCTGGCTGGCGGAGCAGTCGTCCGTCGAGTACGCGGCCCTTACGCCGTCACAGTCGGTGAAGGAGTAG